The following coding sequences are from one Paenibacillus tundrae window:
- the lysS gene encoding lysine--tRNA ligase encodes MTDEVLNQETELSELLQIRRDKLDELRKLGIDPFGQKYVRTEEAGSILKKYEELTKEELEEKQIEVSIAGRIMAKRGMGKASFAHIQDLSGRIQIYVRQDTVAEDKYAAFSLLDLGDIVGVSGVIFKTKTGETSVKVKDLEVLSKSLYPLPDKFHGLTDVELRYRQRYVDLIMSPDVQQTFILRSKIIQSMRRYLDSLGYLEVETPTLHTIAGGAAARPFITHHNALDMELYMRIAIELHLKRLIVGGLEKVYEIGRVYRNEGMSTRHNPEFTMIELYEAYADYKDIMHLTENLVAHIAQEVLGTQVIQYGEHEVNLKPEWRRVTMVDAVKEVVGVDFSVHMTDEEAHSLAKEHNVPVEKHMTFGHILNAFFEQFVEETLIQPTFIMGHPLEISPLAKKSDVDPRFTDRFELFIVGREHANAFTELNDPIDQRQRFEAQMLEKEHGNDEAHEMDDDFIRALEYGMPPTGGLGIGIDRLIMLLTNSPSIRDVLLFPHMRPRTQD; translated from the coding sequence ATGACGGATGAAGTCTTGAATCAGGAAACCGAACTTAGCGAGCTTTTGCAAATTCGCCGCGACAAATTGGACGAGCTCCGCAAATTGGGAATTGATCCTTTTGGCCAAAAATACGTGCGTACCGAAGAAGCCGGTTCTATTTTGAAGAAGTATGAAGAACTGACTAAGGAAGAGCTGGAAGAGAAGCAGATCGAAGTCAGTATTGCCGGGCGGATTATGGCGAAGCGGGGAATGGGTAAGGCAAGCTTTGCGCATATTCAGGACCTGAGCGGCAGAATCCAGATCTATGTTCGTCAGGATACCGTGGCAGAGGACAAATACGCGGCATTCAGCCTGCTGGATCTAGGAGATATTGTTGGAGTTAGCGGTGTGATCTTCAAAACGAAAACGGGCGAAACTTCCGTTAAAGTGAAAGATCTAGAAGTGCTCTCCAAATCCCTCTATCCGCTACCGGACAAATTCCACGGTCTTACTGATGTAGAGCTGCGTTATCGTCAGCGCTATGTTGACCTGATTATGAGCCCGGATGTGCAACAGACGTTTATTTTGCGTTCCAAAATCATTCAGTCTATGCGTCGTTATTTGGATTCTCTGGGATACCTGGAAGTGGAAACACCGACCTTGCATACGATCGCAGGTGGTGCTGCGGCGCGTCCATTCATCACGCATCACAATGCGCTGGATATGGAACTGTACATGCGGATCGCAATTGAGCTACACCTGAAACGCCTGATTGTTGGCGGATTGGAGAAAGTCTATGAGATCGGCCGTGTATACCGGAACGAAGGGATGTCAACACGTCACAATCCAGAATTCACGATGATTGAATTGTATGAAGCATATGCTGACTATAAAGATATCATGCATTTGACAGAGAATCTGGTTGCACATATTGCTCAGGAAGTATTGGGTACGCAAGTAATCCAGTATGGAGAGCATGAAGTGAATCTTAAGCCAGAATGGCGCCGGGTTACGATGGTAGATGCGGTTAAAGAAGTGGTTGGTGTAGACTTCTCCGTGCATATGACGGATGAGGAAGCACACAGCTTGGCGAAGGAGCATAACGTTCCGGTTGAGAAGCATATGACATTTGGCCATATTCTGAATGCGTTCTTCGAGCAATTTGTAGAAGAAACGTTGATTCAGCCAACTTTCATTATGGGACACCCGCTTGAAATTTCGCCACTGGCGAAGAAAAGCGATGTAGATCCACGCTTCACGGATCGCTTCGAGTTGTTCATCGTTGGACGTGAGCATGCGAATGCCTTCACTGAGTTGAATGATCCAATTGATCAGCGTCAGCGTTTTGAAGCACAGATGCTTGAGAAGGAACACGGGAATGATGAGGCACATGAGATGGATGATGACTTCATTCGTGCGCTCGAATATGGTATGCCACCGACAGGTGGACTGGGCATCGGGATTGACCGATTGATCATGTTGCTCACAAACTCACCATCCATTCGGGATGTACTGCTCTTCCCTCATATGCGTCCACGTACACAAGATTAA